The proteins below are encoded in one region of Conger conger chromosome 17, fConCon1.1, whole genome shotgun sequence:
- the LOC133116439 gene encoding axonemal dynein light intermediate polypeptide 1-like, with translation MVAESDLSDWAQSLQPHGAQLQPRAAQRSPLGSAPRQTARFLTYWEPAIGHYLHQLKAIRSTLALLQKDVQRSDMEPAETPALTAALISPSPEEEGLQGPDPALRGSPQQPATVQPPPKPKCPIKGAKKKKTEEILHAILPPREWADGSGRWMQRVSTTPSSRMDVLKLEEQLNLKLKQRQARETGLCHVRRELYSQCFEELIRQETINCTERGLLLLQVRDEISMCIAAYETLDDRSMAFSIRKVLPAEQGKAGMEEQIEALEGEKLALEEQLKEMEADCEADKQREKDRRVMEDKKHTEDIEFLKRTNQQLKFQLLGIAQK, from the exons ATGGTTGCAGAGTCGGACTTGTCAGATTGGG CACAGTCCCTGCAGCCCCACGGAGCCCAGCTGCAGCCCAGAGCAGCCCAGCGCAGCCCATTAGGATCAGCACCCCGGCAGACGGCCCGATTCCTCACTTATTGGGAGCCAGCCATCGGCCATTACCTGCACCAGCTGAAGGCAATCAGGAGCACGCTGGCTTTGCTACAAAAAGACGTCCAGCGTTCAGACATGGAGCCTGCAGAGACTCCAGCGCTCACCGCGGCTCTTATTTCCCCTTCGCCCGAAGAAGAGGGGCTGCAG GGTCCAGACCCCGCTCTTAGAGGGAGTCCACAGCAGCCTGCTACAGTCCAGCCTCCACCCAAACCAAAGTGCCCCATTAAAGgtgcaaaaaagaagaaaaccgAGGAGATCCTCCACGCCATTCTGCCCCCGAG GGAGTGGGCTGACGGCAGCGGTCGGTGGATGCAGAGAGTGTCCACCACGCCCAGCTCACGCATGGACGTGCTCAagctggaggagcagctgaACCTGAAGCTGAAGCAGAGGCAGGCTAGAGAGACTGGATTGTGCCACGTCCGGAGAGAGCTCTATTCACAGTGCTTCG AGGAGCTGATCAGACAGGAAACCATAaactgcacagagagggggcTGCTATTGCTGCAGGTTCGAGACGAGATCAGCATGTGCATAGCTGCCTACGAGACGCTGGACGACCGCAGCATGGCCTTTAGCATCCGGAAGGTTCTGCCCGCCGAGCAGGGGAAGGCAGGAATGGAGGAACAG ATTGAGGCCCTGGAGGGGGAGAAGCTGGCTCTAGAAGAGCAGCTGAAGGAGATGGAGGCAGATTGCGAGGCCGATAAACAGAGGGAGAAGGACAGACGGGTCATGGAGGATAAGAAGCACACAGAGGACATCGAGTTCCTAAAGCGCACCAACCAGCAGCTCAAG TTTCAACTGTTGGGCATCGCACAGAAGTGA